From a single Paraburkholderia youngii genomic region:
- a CDS encoding LysR substrate-binding domain-containing protein, with the protein MVSAPLNGSSANRRRRHTPQFLQFGSGIWRTAKLRLKWPEDLQSATLLHNTLHPHWRAWLTRFSNLADEQIEAIVGIEFDQSLMAIDAAVRAQGVVLTSAILVEGELAAGSLVEPFGKALPLCEGYYLVHPDADELQPGVKALKAWMAERMAVKSSV; encoded by the coding sequence ATGGTCAGCGCGCCCCTGAACGGCAGTTCCGCGAATCGTCGCAGGAGGCATACACCTCAATTTTTGCAATTTGGGTCCGGCATTTGGCGGACCGCCAAGTTAAGATTGAAGTGGCCCGAAGACCTCCAGTCCGCGACGCTGCTTCACAACACGCTGCATCCTCACTGGAGGGCGTGGTTGACACGATTCAGCAATCTTGCCGATGAGCAGATCGAGGCGATCGTCGGCATTGAGTTCGACCAGTCGTTGATGGCGATCGACGCCGCGGTGCGTGCGCAAGGGGTCGTCCTGACCAGTGCGATTCTGGTGGAAGGCGAGCTTGCTGCGGGTTCGCTTGTGGAGCCGTTTGGAAAAGCGTTGCCGTTGTGCGAGGGATACTATCTCGTACACCCCGATGCGGACGAGCTTCAACCAGGTGTGAAGGCGCTGAAAGCGTGGATGGCCGAGAGGATGGCTGTAAAAAGCTCAGTTTGA
- a CDS encoding VOC family protein gives MEIQPYLYFNGRCEEAIAFYRSALGAQELLKLRAKDAPPDPARPVAPEHADKIMHATLVIGNTHVLMSDGDCRGGDTVHAGFSLSVTADDQASGEKYFNALADGGQVTMPFQQTFWTSGFGTLIDRFGVPWMVNVRHEEPAA, from the coding sequence ATGGAAATCCAACCCTATCTGTACTTCAATGGCCGTTGTGAGGAAGCCATTGCGTTCTATCGTTCGGCGCTCGGCGCGCAGGAGTTGCTGAAGCTGCGAGCGAAAGACGCGCCGCCCGATCCCGCTCGCCCGGTCGCGCCCGAACACGCCGACAAGATCATGCACGCGACGCTCGTCATCGGTAACACGCACGTGCTGATGTCGGATGGCGATTGCCGCGGCGGCGATACCGTGCATGCGGGCTTCAGCCTGTCGGTCACCGCCGACGACCAGGCGTCCGGCGAGAAATATTTCAACGCGCTGGCGGATGGCGGACAGGTCACGATGCCGTTTCAGCAGACCTTCTGGACCAGCGGCTTCGGTACGTTGATCGACCGCTTCGGCGTGCCGTGGATGGTCAACGTGCGGCACGAGGAGCCCGCGGCATAG
- a CDS encoding SRPBCC family protein: protein MTRSTFVYVTYIRTTPEQLWSALTDAEFIKQYWFGMHCDSEWTAGSSWKLVSSAGETFDAGEIIEAVPPRRLVIRWRHQKRPELQAEGDSRCTMELEPSGTAVKLTLTHTIERDQSKFIEAVSGGWPKIMSNLKSLLETGSIALQEAYPANGGSHAGKA, encoded by the coding sequence ATGACTAGATCGACATTCGTCTACGTGACCTATATCCGCACCACGCCCGAACAGTTGTGGTCGGCGCTCACCGACGCGGAGTTCATCAAGCAGTACTGGTTCGGCATGCACTGCGATAGCGAATGGACGGCGGGCTCGTCGTGGAAACTCGTGTCGAGCGCGGGGGAGACTTTCGACGCGGGCGAGATCATCGAGGCTGTGCCGCCGCGGCGCCTCGTGATTCGCTGGCGGCATCAAAAACGGCCCGAGCTGCAGGCCGAAGGCGATTCGCGCTGCACGATGGAGCTCGAACCGAGCGGAACGGCGGTCAAGCTGACGCTCACGCATACGATCGAGCGCGATCAGTCGAAGTTCATCGAGGCGGTGTCGGGCGGCTGGCCGAAGATCATGTCCAACCTCAAATCGCTGCTGGAAACCGGCTCGATTGCGTTGCAGGAGGCTTACCCAGCCAATGGCGGCAGTCATGCCGGGAAGGCATGA
- a CDS encoding ArsR/SmtB family transcription factor: MAELPDDTDLLFKALADPSRRKLLDVLHAHDGQTLNDLCEHLDMTRQGVTQHLGLLEAANLVVTVRSGREKLHFLNPVPLQQIYERWIAKFEKPRLKALSSLKRRLEKGND, translated from the coding sequence ATGGCCGAGCTCCCCGACGACACAGACCTGCTATTCAAAGCCCTCGCCGATCCGAGCCGGCGCAAGCTGCTGGACGTGCTGCATGCGCACGACGGCCAGACCCTGAACGACCTGTGCGAGCACCTCGACATGACACGGCAAGGCGTGACGCAGCATCTGGGCCTGCTGGAAGCGGCGAACCTCGTCGTGACGGTGCGCAGCGGGCGCGAGAAATTGCACTTCCTCAATCCAGTGCCGCTGCAGCAGATCTACGAGCGCTGGATTGCCAAGTTCGAAAAACCGCGCCTGAAGGCGCTCTCTTCCCTGAAACGACGCCTGGAGAAAGGCAATGACTAG